The Malus domestica chromosome 13, GDT2T_hap1 genome includes a window with the following:
- the LOC139190939 gene encoding uncharacterized protein → MAEFMGQFSREPGRLPSSTDVNPKGGFESAKAITLRSGQEVGSDPSPSKSNQKKDEQMQSEEKEQGLPSATLKYLLTKKKAKPRLIRWMLLLQEFNIEIRDKKGSENVVADHLSRLVHEEDSLPILKTFPDEQLLSLEVSEPCYACGGHFGTQRTTLKDLESGFYWPTLFKDARTFCITCDRCQRTVQVKSLRNDDEFKVNEYCLKLYYESDVGQILSVVGPIQA, encoded by the exons atggctgagttcatggggcaatttagtagagaGCCAGGTAGGTTACCTAGTTCGacggatgtgaatccaaagggaggcttcgaatctgccaaagccatcaccttgcgaagtggacaagaagttggatctgatcccagcccatctaaatccaatcaaaagaaGGACGAACAGATGCAATCTGAGGAGAAAGAACAAGGCCTGCCCTCGGCAA cgttgaagtacctCCTCACCAAGAAaaaggccaaaccaaggctgattcgttggatgctcctacttcaagagttcaacattgaaataagagacaaaaaggggagtgaaaacgtggtggctgaccaccttagccgtttggtgcacgaggaagactccttacccattctaAAGACCTTCCCTGACGAGCAATTGTtgtccctagaggtaagtgagccctg ttatgcatgtgggggtcatttcggcacccaaaggacaaccCTTAAGGatttagagagtggtttctattggcctacattgtttaaggatgctagaacattttgtataacttgtgatagatgccaaagaacag tccaagttaaaagcttaaggaacgacgacgaattcaaagtgaacgaGTATTGcctgaagctatactatgagagtgatgtggGGCAGATACTCAGTGtcgtgggccctatccaagcttag